In Rathayibacter sp. VKM Ac-2762, one DNA window encodes the following:
- a CDS encoding acyl carrier protein yields the protein MALSNEEVLAGLAELVNDETGIATDSVEMDKSFTDDLDIDSISMMTIVVNAEEKFDVKIPDDEVKNLKTVGDAVRFIVKASE from the coding sequence ATGGCACTGTCCAACGAAGAAGTCCTCGCCGGCCTGGCCGAGCTTGTCAACGACGAGACGGGCATCGCCACCGACTCCGTCGAGATGGACAAGTCGTTCACCGACGACCTCGACATCGACTCCATCTCGATGATGACCATCGTCGTCAACGCCGAGGAGAAGTTCGACGTGAAGATCCCCGACGACGAGGTCAAGAACCTCAAGACGGTCGGCGACGCGGTCCGCTTCATCGTCAAGGCGTCCGAGTAG
- a CDS encoding beta-ketoacyl-ACP synthase III: MTTPSLTQSSGSAYTRILGIGAARGDLVVPNDDLIEPINSSDEWIRQRTGIIERRRASADIHAVDLATTASLEAIEKAGIRPDQIGVVLVSTISNTVQTPSLAALLADRIGANPAPAYDISAACAGYTYGIAQADSFIRSGLAEYVLVVGAEKLSELVKSTDRSISFLLGDGAGAAVVGPSDTAGISKTVWGSDGSKWDTVGMDNPLAAYRDGTAEWPTLRQDGPSVFRWAVWEMAKVAKQALAEAGVQPEDLAAFIPHQANMRIIDELAKQLKLPETVAIGRDIETTGNTSAASIPLATHRLLEEHPELHGGLALQIGFGAGLVFGAQVVVLP, from the coding sequence ATGACCACCCCTTCCCTCACCCAGTCCAGCGGCAGCGCGTACACCCGGATCCTCGGCATCGGCGCGGCCCGCGGCGACCTCGTCGTCCCGAACGACGACCTGATCGAGCCGATCAACTCCTCCGACGAGTGGATCCGCCAGCGCACCGGCATCATCGAGCGCCGCCGGGCCTCCGCCGACATCCACGCGGTCGACCTCGCGACCACCGCCTCCCTCGAGGCGATCGAGAAGGCGGGCATCCGCCCGGACCAGATCGGCGTCGTGCTCGTCTCCACGATCAGCAACACCGTGCAGACCCCGTCGCTGGCTGCGCTCCTCGCGGACCGCATCGGGGCGAACCCCGCCCCGGCGTACGACATCTCGGCAGCCTGCGCCGGCTACACCTACGGCATCGCCCAGGCCGACTCCTTCATCCGCTCCGGCCTGGCCGAGTACGTGCTCGTCGTCGGAGCCGAGAAGCTGTCCGAGCTGGTCAAGTCGACCGACCGCAGCATCTCCTTCCTCCTGGGCGACGGCGCGGGCGCCGCGGTCGTCGGCCCCAGCGACACCGCCGGGATTTCGAAGACCGTCTGGGGATCCGACGGCTCCAAGTGGGACACCGTCGGCATGGACAACCCGCTCGCGGCCTACCGCGACGGCACCGCCGAGTGGCCCACCCTCCGCCAGGACGGCCCGTCGGTCTTCCGCTGGGCGGTCTGGGAGATGGCCAAGGTCGCCAAGCAGGCGCTCGCGGAGGCGGGCGTCCAGCCCGAGGACCTCGCCGCGTTCATCCCCCACCAGGCGAACATGCGCATCATCGACGAGCTCGCGAAGCAGCTGAAGCTGCCCGAGACCGTCGCCATCGGCCGCGACATCGAGACCACCGGCAACACCTCCGCCGCATCGATCCCGCTCGCCACCCACCGCCTGCTCGAGGAGCACCCGGAGCTGCACGGCGGACTCGCGCTGCAGATCGGCTTCGGCGCCGGACTGGTGTTCGGCGCGCAGGTCGTGGTGCTCCCGTGA
- a CDS encoding PadR family transcriptional regulator: MSVRDGLLALLTLGPAYGLQLHAELLDRAAHRPRVNVGQIYSTLERLRERGLVVSAGSTDDGLPLHALTDEGRAEAAAWLTGDGASPEEDWDDVLDRVLLASSLSGADLAAVLDAYESSLPATADERAEEEDAHPQRRLAAIAAGVREEALRRLLEAARDELTGDGPGRGVRGYALERPRRGRRASS; encoded by the coding sequence GTGTCCGTCCGCGACGGCCTGCTCGCCCTGCTCACGCTCGGCCCCGCCTACGGCCTCCAGCTGCACGCCGAGCTCCTCGACCGTGCCGCGCACCGGCCCCGGGTCAACGTCGGCCAGATCTACTCGACGCTCGAGCGCCTGCGCGAGCGGGGCCTCGTCGTCTCGGCCGGGTCCACCGACGACGGCCTCCCCCTGCACGCGCTCACCGACGAGGGCCGCGCGGAGGCGGCCGCCTGGCTGACGGGTGACGGAGCGTCCCCGGAGGAGGACTGGGACGACGTCCTCGACCGGGTGCTGCTGGCCTCGAGCCTGTCCGGCGCCGACCTCGCCGCCGTCCTCGACGCGTACGAGAGCTCGCTGCCCGCCACCGCCGACGAGCGGGCGGAGGAGGAGGACGCGCACCCGCAGCGCCGCCTCGCCGCGATCGCCGCCGGCGTGCGGGAGGAGGCCCTGCGGCGCCTCCTCGAGGCGGCCCGCGACGAGCTCACGGGCGACGGGCCGGGACGGGGCGTCCGCGGATACGCTCTCGAGCGTCCCCGTCGGGGCCGTCGAGCCTCGAGCTAG
- a CDS encoding helix-turn-helix domain-containing protein, giving the protein MRTLAGELSTQTIKRLEDTLPWYGSMPPGRRSAVGLVAQAGITSFISWFDDPSATPWIAADVFGAAPRELLRSVSLTQTLQLIKVTVEVVEDRIKNGGEDLREAILLYSREIAFAAADVYARAAEARGLWDARLEALVVDSILTGEADDELPSRIAALGWHGHGEVAVLVGTAPKMLDVDQLRRTARHMDADVLIGVQGSRLVLVIGRAEPSENATEETGPPVAFLEIAEALEPGFGTGHLVLGHEVPTLVEASRSARAALAGFAVARSWRNAPRPVNADDLLPERALAGDPLARQSLITQIYRPLQKHSTELLTTLWAYLDNGRSLEATARELFVHPNTVRYRLKRVAEVIGWDATGAREALILQSALILGSMSDPDGAVRRKPSRR; this is encoded by the coding sequence CTGCGCACCCTCGCCGGTGAGCTCTCGACGCAGACGATCAAGCGCCTCGAGGACACGCTGCCCTGGTACGGCAGCATGCCCCCCGGTCGGCGCTCGGCGGTCGGCCTCGTCGCCCAGGCCGGCATCACCTCGTTCATCTCGTGGTTCGACGACCCGTCGGCCACGCCGTGGATCGCGGCGGACGTGTTCGGAGCCGCTCCCCGCGAGCTGCTGCGCTCCGTCTCGCTGACGCAGACGCTGCAGCTGATCAAGGTGACGGTCGAGGTCGTCGAGGACCGGATCAAGAACGGCGGGGAGGACCTCCGCGAGGCGATCCTCCTCTACTCGCGCGAGATCGCCTTCGCCGCGGCCGACGTCTACGCGCGCGCCGCCGAGGCCCGAGGCCTCTGGGACGCGCGCCTGGAGGCGCTGGTCGTCGACTCGATCCTCACGGGCGAGGCCGACGACGAGCTGCCCAGCCGGATCGCCGCCCTCGGCTGGCACGGCCACGGCGAGGTCGCCGTTTTGGTGGGCACCGCCCCCAAGATGCTCGACGTCGACCAGCTGCGCCGCACGGCGCGGCACATGGACGCCGACGTGCTGATCGGCGTGCAGGGCAGCCGGCTCGTCCTGGTCATCGGCCGCGCCGAGCCGAGCGAGAACGCCACGGAGGAGACCGGCCCGCCGGTCGCGTTCCTCGAGATCGCGGAGGCGCTCGAGCCCGGCTTCGGAACGGGCCACCTCGTCCTCGGCCACGAGGTGCCGACCCTGGTCGAGGCGTCCCGCAGCGCCCGCGCGGCCCTCGCCGGCTTCGCGGTCGCCCGCTCCTGGCGGAACGCGCCGCGACCGGTCAACGCCGACGACCTCCTTCCCGAGCGCGCCCTCGCCGGCGACCCGCTCGCCCGCCAGAGCCTCATCACGCAGATCTACCGGCCCCTGCAGAAGCACTCGACCGAGCTGCTGACCACGCTGTGGGCCTACCTCGACAACGGCCGCTCCCTCGAGGCGACCGCCCGCGAGCTGTTCGTGCACCCGAACACGGTGCGCTACCGCCTCAAGCGGGTCGCCGAGGTGATCGGCTGGGACGCGACGGGCGCCCGCGAGGCGCTCATCCTCCAGTCCGCCCTCATCCTCGGCTCCATGAGCGACCCGGACGGCGCCGTCCGCCGGAAGCCGTCCCGCCGCTGA
- a CDS encoding ACP S-malonyltransferase, protein MIVVVAPGQGSQTPGFLAPWLEIPSVAEQVAAHSEAVGIDLAAHGTVSDADTIRDTAVAQPLIVSAGLVSLAALLEGGRRERIAGIAGHSVGEITAAAGAGVLTEADALVFVRERARAMAAAAAAEPTAMSAVLGGDEQALIARLDELGLEPANYNGGGQIVVAGAVDALEALKAEPLRGTRVIPLQVAGAFHTRYMAPARDSLAGVAAGLTPSDPTLRLWTNRDGSVVDSGAAFLELLVGQVASPVRWDLCMAAFADAGVTGIIELAPAGALVGLAKRGLKGVPSIAITTPDDVDAARAFLDEHAA, encoded by the coding sequence GTGATCGTCGTCGTCGCCCCGGGTCAGGGCTCCCAGACCCCCGGATTCCTCGCCCCCTGGCTCGAGATCCCCTCCGTGGCCGAGCAGGTCGCCGCGCACTCGGAGGCGGTCGGCATCGACCTCGCCGCGCACGGCACCGTCTCGGACGCGGACACCATCCGCGACACCGCGGTCGCCCAGCCCCTGATCGTCTCCGCGGGACTCGTGAGCCTCGCCGCCCTCCTCGAGGGCGGACGGCGCGAGCGCATCGCGGGCATCGCCGGCCACTCCGTCGGCGAGATCACCGCGGCTGCCGGAGCCGGGGTCCTCACCGAGGCCGACGCGCTGGTGTTCGTCCGCGAGCGCGCCCGTGCCATGGCCGCTGCGGCCGCCGCCGAGCCGACCGCGATGAGCGCGGTCCTCGGCGGCGACGAGCAGGCCCTGATCGCCCGTCTCGACGAGCTCGGCCTCGAGCCGGCCAACTACAACGGCGGCGGTCAGATCGTCGTCGCCGGCGCGGTCGACGCGCTCGAGGCCCTCAAGGCGGAGCCGCTCCGCGGGACACGCGTGATCCCCCTGCAGGTGGCCGGCGCCTTCCACACCCGCTACATGGCGCCCGCCCGCGACTCCCTCGCCGGCGTCGCCGCCGGGCTGACCCCCTCCGACCCGACGCTCCGGCTCTGGACGAACCGCGACGGGTCGGTCGTCGACTCCGGTGCCGCGTTCCTCGAGCTGCTCGTCGGCCAGGTCGCCTCCCCCGTCCGCTGGGACCTCTGCATGGCGGCCTTCGCCGACGCGGGCGTCACCGGGATCATCGAGCTGGCACCCGCCGGCGCGCTGGTCGGCCTCGCCAAGCGCGGCCTCAAGGGCGTGCCGAGCATCGCCATCACTACCCCCGACGACGTGGACGCCGCCCGCGCCTTCCTCGACGAGCACGCCGCCTAG
- a CDS encoding beta-ketoacyl-ACP synthase II — protein sequence MTKKIVVTGIGASTPLGGTARESWNALLAGESGVRSLEQDWVAQYDIPVTFAAQAKVRPEEVLSRPEAKRLDPSSQFALISAREAWADSGITDVDPLRVGVDYSTGIGGLWTLVDAWDTLRERGPRRVLPMTIPMLMPNAAAAAISMAIPSRAYARTDVSACASSTEALANAYEHMQLGLADVVVAGGTESVVHPLPIAAFASMQALSRRNDDPTTASRPYDVSRDGFVLGEGAATLILETEEHALARGARIYAELAGGAVTSDSYHITAPDPEGSAAARAMIGALEQAGAALTDVTHVNAHATSTPVGDIAEYRALLRVFGDHLPNIAVSATKASTGHLLGGTGALEAIFTVLALHERTAPPTINLFEQDPQIPLDVVTSPRALGDGPLVAISNSFGFGGHNAVAAFRTV from the coding sequence ATGACCAAGAAGATCGTCGTCACCGGAATCGGTGCCAGCACTCCCCTCGGCGGGACCGCCCGGGAGTCCTGGAACGCACTCCTCGCCGGCGAATCAGGCGTCCGCTCCCTCGAGCAGGACTGGGTCGCTCAGTACGACATCCCGGTCACCTTCGCCGCCCAGGCCAAGGTCCGCCCGGAGGAGGTGCTCTCCCGCCCCGAGGCGAAGCGCCTCGACCCCTCCAGCCAGTTCGCGCTCATCTCGGCCCGCGAGGCCTGGGCCGACTCCGGCATCACCGACGTCGACCCGCTCCGCGTGGGCGTCGACTACTCGACCGGCATCGGCGGCCTCTGGACCCTCGTCGACGCGTGGGACACCCTCCGCGAGCGCGGACCCCGCCGGGTCCTCCCGATGACCATCCCGATGCTCATGCCCAACGCGGCCGCCGCCGCCATCAGCATGGCCATCCCCTCCCGCGCCTACGCCCGCACCGACGTGTCGGCCTGCGCCTCCAGCACCGAGGCCCTCGCGAACGCCTACGAGCACATGCAGCTCGGCCTCGCCGACGTGGTCGTCGCCGGCGGCACGGAGTCGGTCGTCCACCCGCTCCCGATCGCCGCCTTCGCGTCGATGCAGGCCCTCTCGCGCCGCAACGACGACCCGACGACGGCCTCACGCCCCTACGACGTCTCCCGCGACGGCTTCGTCCTCGGAGAAGGCGCCGCGACGCTCATCCTCGAGACCGAGGAGCACGCCCTCGCCCGCGGAGCCCGCATCTACGCGGAGCTCGCCGGCGGCGCCGTCACCAGCGACTCGTACCACATCACGGCGCCGGACCCCGAGGGCTCCGCCGCCGCCCGCGCCATGATCGGCGCCCTCGAGCAGGCCGGAGCCGCGCTCACCGACGTCACCCACGTCAACGCTCACGCGACGAGCACCCCGGTCGGCGACATCGCCGAGTACCGCGCCCTGCTGCGCGTCTTCGGCGACCACCTCCCGAACATCGCCGTCTCCGCGACCAAGGCGTCCACCGGCCACCTCCTCGGCGGCACCGGCGCGCTCGAGGCCATCTTCACCGTGCTCGCCCTCCACGAGCGCACCGCACCCCCCACCATCAACCTCTTCGAGCAGGACCCCCAGATCCCCCTCGACGTCGTCACCAGCCCCCGCGCCCTCGGCGACGGACCGCTGGTCGCCATCTCGAACTCGTTCGGGTTCGGGGGGCACAATGCTGTTGCCGCTTTCCGGACGGTGTAG
- a CDS encoding DUF3145 domain-containing protein, which produces MVAQQTRGVLFVHSAPRALCPHLEWGTGRALGRAVNFAWIEQPVLRSTLRAEFAWEGPVGTGAVIASALRGWADVRYEVTEEPSPGVDGGRWMHTPELGIFYAQTDSAGNTVVPEDRIRSAMELAGADPIELHRELRLALGQAWEDELEPFRYGGDFAPVVWMHGVG; this is translated from the coding sequence ATGGTGGCGCAGCAGACTCGGGGTGTGCTCTTCGTGCACTCCGCCCCCCGCGCGCTCTGCCCCCACCTCGAGTGGGGGACAGGTCGCGCCCTTGGTCGTGCCGTGAACTTCGCCTGGATCGAGCAGCCCGTGCTCCGCAGCACACTGCGCGCCGAGTTCGCCTGGGAGGGCCCGGTCGGAACCGGTGCCGTCATCGCGTCCGCTCTCCGCGGCTGGGCCGACGTCCGCTACGAGGTCACCGAGGAGCCCTCGCCCGGCGTCGACGGAGGCCGCTGGATGCACACGCCCGAGCTCGGCATCTTCTACGCCCAGACCGACAGCGCGGGCAACACCGTCGTGCCCGAGGACCGCATCCGCTCCGCCATGGAGCTCGCCGGCGCCGACCCCATCGAGCTGCACCGCGAGCTGCGCCTCGCCCTCGGCCAGGCCTGGGAGGACGAGCTCGAGCCCTTCCGCTACGGCGGCGACTTCGCCCCCGTCGTCTGGATGCACGGGGTCGGCTGA